Proteins found in one Aneurinibacillus uraniidurans genomic segment:
- a CDS encoding pirin family protein, with product MAAFRSIVGAFKGAPFHMVGDGFRVSNYFPSGNSFQQRISPFILLDYNSPFEFPPSSTPKGVGAHPHRGFETVTIAYEGYVEHHDNAGNHGIIGPGDVQWMTAGSGVLHKEYQEKSFSQRGGELHMIQLWVNLPKQYKMSSPKYQALLDEQMSRVELPNDGGRIRIIAGELEGVKGPAQTFTPVNLFDITFKEHGKARFTLPSMFNTGLLVLKGKVKINETNEYSETDFVLFENEQGEIEVEGITENALVIVMSGEPINEPMIQYGPFVMNTKQEIVQAYEDFQSGKFGSPNF from the coding sequence ATGGCAGCATTTCGTTCAATTGTGGGAGCCTTTAAAGGGGCTCCCTTCCATATGGTAGGGGACGGTTTTCGAGTATCAAACTATTTCCCGTCAGGAAATAGTTTTCAGCAGCGTATCAGTCCCTTTATTTTATTGGACTATAATTCACCTTTCGAATTTCCACCGAGTTCCACTCCGAAAGGTGTAGGAGCACATCCACATCGAGGTTTTGAAACGGTGACGATTGCCTATGAGGGTTATGTAGAACATCATGATAATGCAGGAAATCATGGGATCATTGGTCCCGGCGATGTGCAATGGATGACGGCTGGTTCTGGTGTTTTGCATAAAGAATATCAAGAAAAGTCATTTTCTCAGCGCGGTGGCGAACTTCATATGATTCAATTATGGGTTAATCTCCCAAAACAATATAAAATGAGTTCACCTAAATACCAAGCCCTTTTAGACGAACAAATGAGTCGGGTGGAGCTTCCAAACGATGGTGGTAGAATCCGCATTATCGCAGGTGAGTTGGAAGGTGTAAAAGGTCCTGCTCAAACATTTACTCCTGTCAATCTTTTTGATATTACATTTAAAGAACATGGTAAAGCTCGGTTTACTCTCCCTTCTATGTTCAATACTGGCTTATTAGTGCTTAAAGGAAAAGTAAAAATCAACGAAACAAATGAATACTCCGAAACCGATTTTGTTTTATTTGAAAATGAACAAGGAGAAATCGAAGTAGAAGGAATCACCGAAAATGCGCTGGTGATCGTAATGAGCGGTGAGCCAATTAACGAACCGATGATACAGTACGGACCGTTTGTCATGAATACCAAACAAGAAATCGTTCAAGCTTATGAAGATTTTCAATCAGGGAAATTTGGCAGCCCTAATTTTTAA
- a CDS encoding PaaI family thioesterase, which translates to MFIKQLFDEFLGFEYKKLDDNKLQVRLPVQDLFINSAGVVHGGVISSLADVAMSNLIPANEHGIQQVVTVDLNVSFLKPATGTYLIAHAQIEKQGRTLIHTECSIYNDKQELVAKSKAILFRTP; encoded by the coding sequence ATGTTTATAAAACAGCTGTTTGACGAATTTTTAGGTTTTGAATATAAAAAGCTTGATGATAATAAATTACAAGTTCGATTACCAGTTCAAGACCTCTTCATTAACAGTGCAGGGGTTGTACACGGGGGAGTCATTTCTTCATTGGCTGATGTAGCCATGTCAAACTTGATTCCAGCAAATGAGCACGGTATACAACAAGTCGTAACCGTCGATTTAAATGTTTCCTTTTTAAAACCTGCTACTGGTACATACTTGATAGCACATGCCCAAATTGAAAAACAGGGTAGAACTTTAATCCATACGGAATGTTCGATTTATAACGATAAACAAGAGCTTGTTGCTAAATCTAAAGCGATCTTATTTCGCACACCATGA
- a CDS encoding DoxX family protein — MMNFGLLLIRLVVGVSFMGHGAQKLFGWFGGYGPKGTGGWMESIGIKPGVMMAVLAGLSELLGGLLFASGFLTPIGAALIVITMLMAIIKVHGPNGYWVTSNGYEYNLLLIVVAIGVALTGAGAYSVDSLLNM, encoded by the coding sequence ATGATGAATTTTGGTCTATTGCTCATTCGTTTAGTTGTAGGAGTAAGTTTTATGGGGCACGGCGCACAAAAATTATTTGGTTGGTTCGGAGGATATGGTCCGAAAGGGACTGGAGGTTGGATGGAATCTATTGGAATTAAACCGGGTGTAATGATGGCGGTTCTTGCCGGATTGAGTGAATTACTCGGAGGATTGCTATTTGCAAGTGGATTCTTGACTCCAATAGGTGCGGCTTTGATTGTGATCACGATGTTGATGGCGATTATCAAAGTTCATGGACCAAATGGATACTGGGTTACATCCAATGGATACGAATATAACTTACTGCTCATAGTAGTCGCAATAGGTGTGGCTTTGACTGGTGCTGGTGCATATTCCGTTGATTCCTTGTTAAACATGTAA
- a CDS encoding HD-GYP domain-containing protein, with amino-acid sequence MNIKRSNFDFVGFCLKHDIINHHGILLLAANTTIGKEHIVLLMNNHIILTEHDFISEQENNLAPQKDTITEKLIEEATLQVKDIFQFVRKRNKIPILEVRNHIIPVIHQASENSDVVQLFSMLQSKDDYTYRHNIGVGVFATLIGKWLHLHESDLKLLTISATLHDVGKMKIPDEILNKPGRLTAAEYDEIKKHTTYGYEMLKKTIGISPTCALVALQHHEREDGSGYPFGLKGDKIHQFSKIVAVADIFHAMTSKRAYHEPAPFYKVINQMQEDRFGKLDPKIIRLFLHKIMMILIGSEVVLSDGRKGEIVMIHTHEPARPLVKIGNEFIDLSKSSSINIEQIALPYA; translated from the coding sequence ATGAATATAAAGAGGTCTAACTTTGACTTCGTTGGTTTTTGTTTAAAACATGATATTATTAATCACCATGGCATACTGCTTTTAGCAGCAAACACCACAATAGGTAAAGAACATATTGTATTGCTTATGAATAATCATATCATTTTAACCGAACATGATTTCATTTCAGAACAAGAAAATAATCTTGCTCCCCAAAAAGATACGATAACAGAAAAACTGATTGAAGAAGCAACCCTACAAGTAAAAGATATTTTTCAATTTGTACGGAAGAGAAATAAAATTCCTATACTAGAAGTGAGAAACCATATTATCCCTGTAATTCATCAAGCATCTGAAAATAGCGATGTAGTTCAATTGTTTTCCATGCTGCAATCAAAAGATGATTATACCTATCGACATAACATTGGGGTAGGGGTATTTGCTACTTTGATTGGAAAGTGGTTACATTTACATGAATCTGATTTGAAATTGCTGACCATTTCGGCTACGTTACATGATGTGGGAAAAATGAAAATTCCCGATGAGATTTTAAATAAACCAGGTAGATTAACGGCTGCGGAATACGATGAAATCAAGAAACATACGACTTATGGATATGAAATGCTAAAAAAAACAATAGGTATTTCTCCTACATGCGCTCTTGTTGCTTTACAGCATCATGAGCGAGAAGATGGAAGTGGATATCCATTTGGATTGAAAGGTGATAAAATTCATCAATTCAGTAAAATTGTAGCGGTGGCTGATATTTTTCACGCTATGACTTCTAAGCGTGCTTATCACGAACCTGCTCCCTTTTATAAAGTCATTAACCAGATGCAAGAAGATCGGTTTGGCAAATTGGACCCTAAAATAATCAGATTATTCTTGCATAAAATCATGATGATTCTTATAGGTAGTGAGGTTGTTCTTTCAGACGGAAGAAAAGGGGAAATTGTAATGATTCATACCCATGAACCTGCTCGGCCACTTGTCAAAATAGGAAATGAATTTATTGATTTAAGTAAAAGTTCATCGATAAATATAGAACAGATCGCACTTCCTTACGCTTAA